The DNA region AAACCAAGGCCTTGTTTACACAATTTCTGCAATGTCAGGAAGTATTTTGGCCGGGAATGTAATTTTTCTTCCAAAACAAGTAAATATTTGCGATTCTCACTGTGAAAAGAGCGATATACCACCTCTGTATTGACACGGGTGTGACATATTCCCACAGGGAAAAGGAATAGAGAGTACCTTTATATTGATACAACATTTCCCTCAAGTGCCGAAGCTAATATAGCTTTCATCACTCAGTCAAGTTAAAGCAGGATGATTTGTATCAGACTTTTTATAGACAAGGCCTACGTTTAACAAGCACCAAAACACTTCAGAGTATTTGGAAGATCAGACTGCTGAGCTCTACGCTTTGCACTGCCCTCAGCAGTCACAGAGAACATGGAATGCCTAAATACATTCAAAACCCTGCTCAGACAGTGCCACGGCTGCTCAAACCCAGAATGTACCACAGAGGGGCCAGCACAacgcagagctgagctggctgccccagctgctctgccagGCTCAGCACAGCTGCACTTTGTGGTTTTGCTTTATTCCCCAAGCCCaggcactggggcaggtgagggccctgctggctcctggcagggcacaATAAATACTGCTCTTATTAACCACACCAAGCTGCTGCCAACGCACTGGTCGAGGCCTGGTGGGTGCTGAAAACTCTACATTCCCATTGAACTTAAGGCAAAATTGAACCATGGCAGTAACTGAgatgtaaatttatttttttaacatcagACATGCAGTTTGTAAGCTGCAGATGTGGCAGCAGCCAAGCTCCCTCAGCTTTCAATGCAGTTTTAAAAGAAACCCTTTCTGTCAGGGTTATTCCCCCGTCTCCCCAGCATGGGAGTCCTCTGGCTTCTAAGGAACTTTCAGGAATTCCTGGAAGATGAGCTGCAAGGAGGTTTTCAAATTTCACTTAAAACAGGGGTAAATGGTTGTGTTGATGAGAGGGAGAGCccaggcagcaggggcagcaaACTGACACTGCAcactgctctgccagggctggggcatgaaCCTTTCCTGCCTGAAACAGGAGAAATTACCACAATCACAGAGGAATCATGGCAGCCACTTTCAGCTGGCCTGACTAAAAACCCCTGTTCAACCTTTGTTTGTGAGATGTAAGATAAATTCAACACTTCTTGGGACaggggggagaagggaaaagggagctgctgcaggtttTGTGTGCAGAGCTTTAAAGAAGGGCACAGAGAGGGACAGGACAGGTAAAGAAGCCCCTGGGCCCTTCCAGCTGTGGGAGGCACAGGTCTCCTCCCAGCCCGGCCCCTCTGCACACCAGAGAACAAAAAGGGCTGGTTTATAACTTTAAAGTGATAATGCAGTGAGACCAAAAGTTTGAATTTCATAAATAATTGACCTTTAGAACTTCACCCCAATAAACCACGCTGCTCCCAGGAGGGAATAAGGGCCAAATGTTCCAGGGCCTGATGCAGTAAGCCCCCACTACCTTCCTAAAGCTGCCTCTGAGCACAGCCTGCTCCCCACAGCTGGGCAGCACACTGGGCCAGGACTGAATACAAGCAAAAACCTGCATCAGAAATTACTAAATACCAGGTAAAACAGCAATCTTGTGGTTTGCCTTTTTTCCACCACTGTTCTCAGCTAAATCGACCCCTCCACCTTTCACTGCTACTGAGACATAAATCTGGATTAAGAGTCTGTGTGAAAGTCAGTGTTTCATGTGATACATAACAATGCACAAAGTTGTTTTCTAAAAAACAGCATTTGTATTAAAATTCTTCAAATGGATAGACATCTCTTCAATGCATGTCTGCAATTAAAATGACAGTTGTTAGAATTTTCTTGGTACATCACAACGATAAGATTTCCTTCTTTGCTGGCTGGAGGCACATCCCACGACAAAAATCAAAGAGAAATAGaaccaaaaaaaattttaaaagcccccccacccaaaaatcccaaaaggcTAAATTCTTGTAAATTTGAAGTAAATGAAGGCCAAACTTGCAAGACATGGAAATAACAGTTAAAAGGCTCAGATGGAAATAAGAAACAAATTCCACTAACAATAGGCCCTTTTGTCCTGGCTTGCTCGGTGTGATTACTGCAAGGAAACTGTTAAGTAGTTTTTGGAGTAGTAGATAATGGGATTCTGTGGAGCTTTCACAGGTTGGCACCGGCTGGAACAGCTGAGTTTTGAAGGCACTCTACAGACACAGGGCTGCTGTTGGCCCTGCATCACTCATGGGAAGTCTTTGCACTTGAGAGAGCTAATCATCAAAATCAGGTATTGCCAACCCAAATCCAAAACCCCTCGGCAAAAAAAGCACCACCGCCCTCCCACCCCCCCCAaaggaaaaaccaaaaccacaacgaaatcacacacacacgcacacctAAACAATTGTGCAGATTTGTAACATTTTCacagctgattaaaaaaaaaaaaaaaaaccaaacaaaaaaaccaaacaaaaccaggaGAAAAACCACCACGCTACCACTCTCCTGCAAACTCCCATCCGATACAGCAGGTAAACAAAATAGAGCATTATTCCAGGGATATcggcggcgctgcccggcgcGCCGTGCCTGGCAGCACCGATCGGCTCGCAGTCCCAGTTCCATGTGCAACTCTCCGGGCGGGACGGCCCGCACCGCTCCCGCTTGCATAGAGACGGCGGCAGCGCCGGGACGGGCCCCGCTGCTCCGGGGCTGCCGGGGTGTCCCGGGGTGTCccgggggtgtcccgggggtGCGGGCCCGCTGTGCGGGGGCTGTCCCGGGACTGGCCGGGCTGCGGGCCCCGCTGTCCCGGGGGCGTCCCGGGGGTGCGGCCCCGCTCCCGTCCCGGGGGTGCGGCCCCGCTAtcccggggctggccgggccccgctccccgccgctgTCCCGGGCCGGGCTCCCCGCGTGGCTCCGCTCCCCGGGCGGCGGGACCGGCCgctcccgcgcccgccgccgACACTGACAGGAAATATGCCATGACCGAGACTGGACGAAACGTACATGCCGAGAAAAGCCACATTTCCACCACGATGAGTTTTGCTGCCGACGTTTTCTCTCCCCGAGCGTGCCCGCCGgggcgcggggccgccgccgccctcaGAGGATGGCGCAGGAGGCGCAGCACGGCTCGTCCCCGTTGGGCTGCGCCGCGTAGTTCATCTGCCTGACGATCTCGGCGAACAGCTCGTCCACGGACGCTTTGTTTTTGGCCGAGGTCTCCATGAAGGGGCAGCTCCACTCCTCGGCCAGCGCCTTGCCCTCCCCGAAGGAGACCTCGCGCTCGCCCTCCAGGTCCACCTTGTTGCCCACCAGGATCATGGGCACCCGCTCGTACCTCTTGACGCGGATGATCTGGTCCCGCATGGGCTTGATGTCCTGGAAGCTCTGCTGGTTCACCAGGCTGTACACCAGGATGAAGCCCTGCCCGTTCTTGATGTAGAGGTCCCGCATGGAGGCGAACTGCTCGGTGCCCGCCGTGTCCAGGATCTCCAGCACGGACGGCGACGAGTCCACCTCGATCTCCTTGCGGTAGAAGTCCTCGATGGTGGGGTCATACTTCTCGATGAAGGAGCCGGTCACGAACTGCACGGTGAGGGCGGACTTGCCCACGCCGCCCGAGCCCAGCACCACCACCTTGTACTCCCGCATGGCTCCCGCCTCCCTCCGCcgcctcccgctcggggctgccgcggcgggcggggacggggcggagggagggaggggacgaGGGACGGCCCCGCGCCGGGGCGGGGAAGCGGCGGCCGCGCCTCGCGGAGCGGCGCCGGGAGAGCCCCGGCGCTGGGCAGCgccgaggagaaggaggaggaggaggaagaggctgaagaggagaaggaaggaaggagggagggagggagggagagcgggcggcagcgccgccggtaccggccccgctcccggcgcggcggggcgggacAGCGCTACCGCGGCCCATGGCGGCCGCCCCCGCCCATTGGCTGCGGCGCTTGGGCCGCCCCCGCCCATTGGCTGCGGCGCGGCGCCGCCCGCCCCCATTGGCTGCCGGCGGAGAGCGGCggcccgcgccccgccccgcgtGTGTGACCCCCGCCCTGCGCCGGGCCACGCCGCgcccgggatcgggatcgggaccgggaccgggaacgggaacgggaacgggaacgggaacgggaacgggaacgggatcgggatcaggatcggGACCGGGAACAGGATCAGGAACGGGATCAGGAACGGGATCGGGACCGGgaacgggatcgggatcgggaacgggaacgggactGGGAACGGGATCGGGACCGGGATCGCCGCGCGTCCCCTCCCGCCCGGGGTCCCGCACGCGGCGCGGGAACGGGGGCCGGGAGGTGGGGCCGGCAGCCCGGGTGCCCCGCCCCGGTGTCCCCGCCCGCTATCGGCGCTGCCCGGGCCGCTGTCCCGCGCCTCCCGCCCTATCGCCGCGTGCAGCCGGTGCcaggccgggccgtgccgggtcGCGGTGTCCCGCTGGCTCCGGAGCCTTGCCGTGCCCCGTGTCCGCCCCGCTGGCTCCGGAGCCTTGCCGTGCCCCGTGCCCGGCTATCCCCGCGCTGGCCCCGGAGCCTTGCCGTGCCCCGTGCCCGGCTATCCCCGCGCTGGCCCCGGAGCCTTGCCGTGCCCCGTGCCCGGCTGTCCCCGCGCGGCGGGTCGGGAGATGTGGCCGTGGCCGTGTCGGTGCCGCTGCCCCCGGTGCCCCGTGAGCCGCATGCCCCGCAGGGCTGAGTCACAGCGCTGGCTGCTGCCGCTCTCTGTAGAAGTCGTGCCCTGCACTTTCTGTTAGACATTCCTTTCAGGAAAGTATCGTTAGTTGTTTTGGCACCCTCCAGTCCTCTCTGTTGCATCTTACTCGGTTCTTCACAATTCTCGGTATTTATTCACATAATGGTGACATTTAGATCCCTGCTACCACACCTTGTTTCCGAGCCTAATCTAAACACAGCTCTTGGGTAAGCAAAGTCTAAAGGATTTGACATAAGTTTTGTAAATAATGTTCTCTTCTTCCTGAACAGTTTTCACAGAGGCTAAATTCTACTGAAATTACTTTTGCAGCATTGGGGTGCTGCGGGGATTCACCCTGTGATCACCGATCCCCTGGTGAGTCCTGCACCCCTGGTGATCCCCTGGAGCTCCAAGGGAACCCCTCTGCTGCTGGTGTGTAAGTCTGTGCAAATAAACCTCTCCTGAGGAGCAGAAGCGctgtgttccagctgccctgcggTGGAAAGGACGGGGCAGGAGCAGCTTTGTTGAATACGAGCGTGTGTGAAGCCCGGTGTGTGGTTTGTGGGTGCAGCCATGGCAGCTGGGTGTCCCCGGGTGGGGAGCTGCCCTGCAGGCCCTGATTCCTGATTCCTGCCAGGGGCACATTCTTCTCATGAACCCACAGCGCCTGTGGGCTGCAGGTcagcctggggctgcagcaggtgtTTTATCTGCCATCGCAGCCCGCGCTGTGCTGTGGGGCCCTCTCTGCTGCAGACTCTGCCCAGGTGTGCCTTGCCTTGTGACAGGCTCTGCGCCCTggtttcccagagcagcactgcagctcctgCAAAGGCTCAGGAAGAGCTCTGGGTGCTTCCAGCCTCTTGTTCTGGGAGTTGTCTCCATGGCTGCTTAGCCCATCCTTTGGAAACTGAACAGCTGAGCTCCCTTGGAAGCTTTCAAGCCATTTCTCCACTTGTTCTTGCGGTTCCTTTCAGTGTCCATCTGATTCCCCCTTGCAGAAGTACTCTGGGAGCAGAGCTCCCACATCCCCCAGCTTGGTGCGAGCCAGCCAAAATCAGTCATGGGCTGGCAAAGTTCTCTTCAAAACCAGCTGTAAGAATTGCTGAAAGGCCCCAGTGTCActgcagaaatattttattttcttcatctGTGCTCAGGTTTTGGGTGTGATGTGGGCTTGCCCACCTCAATCACTTCTGTAGCAAACCCACATCTGAATTATTCACATTGCACTTACTCTCAACATGCCAGTAGCCAGGTTTATAAAGACCAGGCTGTAACGTTGGTTTTAATCCTATCTATTTAATCCCAGCTCACTGCTGGATTGTGGTGTGTGTTGTTTTTTTCAGTGACAGAATAAAATTGCTCTCCATTTTTGAATTCTACACTCTGCTATTAATTGTTGCTATTCTGAAGAAGGAAATGTATCACGTTCAAATAATGAACGATCTTTGTGCTGTTGAGTTTAAATATGGAATATGATTTCTCAAGTGCCAGTGCCCTACTACATGTATTAATTTAATCTCTCATATTACCAGCCAGCTCTAGGTAATTAGTTAGTGCAAGGAGTCTGTGGGAAGTAACTGAAAGAATCAGGTCTGGCTTTCTCAGAAGTGAATTCTGGTGCATGGCTACAGACCACTGGGGGATCTGTGGGCTGGAAAGTCTGAAAATCCCTGGCTCAGGGTTTAGACacagaaattaaataaattatgGGAGGATGCAGCACATAATATTTGAATTATGAAGCATCCATTGCATTGGGCGGTTGTGCCTCATGAATGGTACTGGTttagattttcaggaaaaaaattaatgttttccTGAAAGAAGCTCCAATTGGGCAACATGAAGGCATGGCAATGCACAGAGTCTAGGCAAAATATAATCACGAGAGTTGGCTGATTAATTTGATTTTCAAAGTGATCAAgcatattttaaaaacaatttcaGGATGATTTGGTGCTGTCTTAAAAATGCCAAaataaaaatcagctgaaaagcATAAATTTGGTTACTAAGCAGTTCACCATGCAATATTTACATGTATAACCAGCTTTTACTGTGCTGAGTAACCCTGCCTGTTCAGTAAAACTGCTCGTACAGGCCGAGGTTATTTCTGTGCACAGAGAGTGAGtcgtgagctgctgctgctgttggagatCCTTTGTGCAAGTGaagcagtggctttggtgggttTTTAATCTATTGTACTTGGTAGGCAAAGATTAAACAGGGCTGGTTTAGATCAGTAACAGGTGCAATATCTAAAGTTTGAGTACCCTGAAAGTTTGTGAAACACACAGAACATGCAGAGCCAGGTGGGACAGCCTGTCTGAAACCTGCAGCTCTCTGAAGGCAGAAAGAGCTGCTTGCCTTCACTCAGAGTTCCCTGCCCCTGTTAGTGGCTACACATTGAAATAAGGTAATTAATACATGGGAAGTTCTTGTGAAGGAGACTTCTGAGATCGCAGTGCTCTGCCAGGTACCAGCTAGGCAGGGTGATAATTGAATTTTAAAGCTACAAATCATACTAAATGTTGTATTTTAATTTCTCAGCACTGCTGCTGAGAAAATCTCAAGGGAAGTGACGGGCTGGGGATACTGCACATCATTTCATTCCTAAGATGGCAATGTTCCTGGATATAACAGACATACCTTACCACTCACTTAAGATTAAGTGACTTAGCTGGCTCACAACCCAATATAAAACAGTTAAACTGAGAAGATTCAATCATTTGGGGAAGTGTTGCTGTTCTGTCACTCCCATGCTGCCAGTATGTGACATTAATATTAATAGTAAACCTAAAGGTAAAGGGAGAATAATTACCAAGGGAAATTATGAAGATGAAATAATCTCAGAGTTCAAAGAACAGAATTGCACCAAATGTTTTCTGGCATTGAACAAATCTGGAGAGATTTATCAATGTTTACTCATTTTGAATGTATGAAATTGAGCAAGATTTTGGGGCCTGAATTAGTTTTTAGCACAATGGTGTTACGGAGCAGTCTTTATTTAGATTTGGCCACAGGATGATTTAGGTTGGTTTGGAGGGGTTGAGGAaggatataaatataaaaataacctGGCATCCAACAGCATTTAAATCAAATATTTTGCTTATCTGCACCTTGATTCCATATGTGAATCCATATCTGCAGCAAGCCTGCCCAATGTGTGTCTCTCTTAATGCAGTGGCATTGCCAGTTCCCACTCCAGGAGCAGGGTGTGCCCacaggcaggcagaggagcagcagccagggtAATTCCAGGGGCAGCTTTCCCTGGGAGTGGAGCTGAGCATGGGCAGGCAGAGAGCCCTGGTGGCTGCAGGTGACtcaggcagggctgtgtgtgctgagctgggctgagctggctctgccctggctctgcccttgcccagcccctgcagcttctccctcccgaggagcaggagctgtgcagagtcaCCCATCCTGCCTGGCTGGGGGCAGGAGAGCCCCTCGGGGACTTTCCTCTGCCACAAGATCCTCAAATGCTAAATACCAAACTCGCACTTGTTCGAGAAATAATCACAGCTGCTGGTGGGTGTAAATAAagcattataaaataaaaaagaaagaaagaagtgaCACACATACACAGAAAAAAGCGTTCATTATTTCCATCAAAAGTCCTGCCAGAGATCTTATCACTATTGCTGAAGTAGCCTGTGCTGCCAGAACTCATCAGATGTTTCCCTTGAATTGGTGTCATAATGCCACTTTCTGGTTCTTTATAAAGAACATGTTCCATGGCATACTTGTATCCCACTCCTAGACGTGATATTTATATTCAAAATAAGCATAATGGCCAAAGTTCAGGGCTCTTTCTGCGTTCATTATTTGTTGTCAGCTCTCCCTGTTTACCCCAGGAGCAGTTTACCTGAAAGCTTATGGGGTGTGGGTgagcacacagcacagggagAGCAGTTCTCTGTTCCTGTGTGCAGCACTGGGCTCTGTGTAGGTGTGGTGAAACAACTTTTGGAACCATAAATGTAATCTTGATAGCACTTGCATGGAAACAGTGCTATTGTATGGTAATGAAACCGGTGTAATCAGCCTGGAGTGAAACTGGTGACTAATTCAAAAAGCAAACTTCCTGTCTGCAGCACAAGCCCTTCTGGAGAAAATGCCTTTTCTTCGGTGCCCCGTGgcactgtgtgacactgcagcctTGCCTCTGCTGCTGGGGGTGCTCAAACACAGAGATAATTATCGTTTGGGCTTTGCACTCCTGGGTTTGTTTCATTCCTCATCTCCTGACCAGGAGCAGAGTCCCGCTGACAGTGGTGTGTCAGGGCACGGGAAGGAGCGCAGGAGTGCCTCCAGCGGGGCTCTGGGGATGAGCTGGAGAGTTCAGGGGTGCCACAGAACCAGCACGGGGGTGCCTGGCCGTGACTTGCCCCGTGTGAGGAGCCCCTGCAGCGCTCTGCCTTTGCCCGGGGCTGGCGGTGTACAGCTCTGCCGGGGCTGGGGGTGGGCACCGAGCTCTGGGGCATGCCCCCCTCAGGCAGCTGAGAGGGACACCCAAGGGCAGATTTGGGCAAGgatggcacagctcagctctgagctgagggctgtgctgtgcaTAGTGCACAGAATAGCTCCTGCAGTACCCAGCAGAGTTCTGCTGCCTCGGGTCCTGGAAAGCATTCAGGTGTAAATATTGATTGCATTTCAGCATTTTAAACTGATTTGGGGCTAAACATATCAACGAAGGAGATAAGGAATTTTTGAGACCCGTGTTAGGCTCAGTCTGATGTCAGTAGTTTGCAGCCTCAACAGCCTCCAATTCTCATGCAATCCTTAAACACAAAGCCATGTTTTCTGATTGTTTTACAAGGGCTGCTGATGTTTGTGGCTGCTCAAGGCTGCAGGGCTCATTGTGACTGGGCACTGATTGTGTCACCAGCCTAAGCACTGTTTCGGCTCCTGGCCTGCAGCTCTTGGGCCGGATCAAGGTGAGTGTGGGAGCAAAGCAAGTCTTGCAACACGGGGCCCTGCAGATAACCCAGCCAGCAACCAGCACTGATGGGCTCTGACAATGAGCAGATAACCCAGTGCTGCTGATAGCACCAGGCCTGTGAGCCATTGTCAGGCAGGGCAGTCAGGAATGCTGAGGTGAGCCCGGAGGGTTTGGTGAGGGCTGCTTGTTGTCACAGGCTGTCAGCAGCCGGGGCTGTGTCCCCGGGGGCTGCTGCCCTGTGCAATGAAGCCACTGCTCGGGTTCCTGGGGCCCTTCTGCAGCCCACAGCCCACAGCTGTGAATGTGAAATGTTAACCATCCTGGAGGGAGGTGCGTTTCCATTCCTGTCTGCTGCATTTTGGCATTAACAGCTCCATGGAGAGGACACTGCCCACCAGTGTAGTGACCTCCCCTGGTGGCACCAAACTGCTCCCAGCAAAACACACCCAGACCTATTGTCACGTACCAGAAAAAACAGGGTAAAACCGGCTTTAAACACGAATTGTTTCTGTGCTCCATCACTTCACAAggctgagggacctgcagcagctcccagagacAGGTCCTGCAGGTCAGGAGGATGGACCCTGACCTGGCATCCTGCCTGAATGGAAGCACAGCAGTGTGGAATCAGGAGCTGGTCACTGCAAGGGGGGAGCAAACACAAGGTACTTTATTGGCAATAAGCATATTTCCCAGGACAGACTTGAATTCAGCTTGTTTGTCCCCCTTGCAAACAGCAACGAGACCCCTGATCCTAGGAGCTGTTCCAGCAAATCCCGCTAACTCTGCCCTTCGCTTCATTCTTGGCTGCTCAAGCACAGATGAACTTTGAGGCTCTCAGTATCACTGGGACAGATGTGGCATTTTAACACTGTCAGCAAGACAAAATGTCAGGATGGTCAGAGTTTCAGTTTTCCTCCTTGAAGGATTTTTGCCAGGGTTTcccccagcagcagagcctggagctgcttcccCTGCCAGCAGATCCTCTCTGGGTAATGTGAACTAGAGTTAAAACTCCTTGCACCCTCACAGATGGCATCCAGGCACAAATGGCTGTCAAAAACCAGTTTATCAAAATCACTGACAATTCTAATTCTGCTCTCCAGAGTGCTGACAGCAAACTCGATAGCATCAGCAAATTTTGGGTTTACACTCTGGTTTTCAAGGCACTAATACAAATACAAACCGTAGACAAAGCCCTGGTATGTCTTCCAGTTTCATGGCAAACTAGTGACACATCAGAAGTTTTTAAACAGGTTCTTTATCTTCTGGGTGTTTTCCCAGGCTGTTTGATGGAGTGCTGTAGTGTTCAGCCAGGGCTGTGGGCTCTGAGGTGACTGACTAATGCAAATAGATATCCAAGAGTCGGGTTGGATCTCAGTGTTAACAAGTGCCTTGGAACCTGTCTTTGTTCAGTAAACAACATATTTCATAGTTTACATCAGATTGGATGCTCCTGCAAATATAAACAAATACATTCATGGAACAAGAAAGTAAACTCTGTGGCACTCGTGGCTGCAGTGACTAATCAATTAAAAAGTCTTTATATTGTTGACTGTTTAAATCAAAGCACCCAACCCTGTAGTGCAGGGCACCTGAAGCAAGAAGAGTTTGGGGTCTGCACAGCCTGGAGAAGTGTTTGGAAGGGGTTTGGGACCCCGTGATTCCTGGCATCTGGAAGGAATGTGTCAGTTCTCTGTGTCACGAGCTCAGCCTGCACTGTCATTGCTTAAATCATGATTTCAAAGCTCCTGTTAGACTTCCTGATGACAGACTCCTGTGAAAAGGCTCAGGCTGAGCAGGGAGGGTCCCTGTcctttggggagggggctgcctgctcctgccaggctTCCAGCAGGCTGGCAAGGCTtggcatggggacacagggacacacaggcacGGGCAGCGCTGCGGCAGCAGCTGGCAGCTACAAATACCCCTGAGCCTGAGTCACCCTCCAGTGGCACCCAGAGCCTTTCCTGCCtctccaggcactgcaggcagagctgggacgTTTGACGAGGTGTGGTGCTGACTCAgctttggcagctgcagccaaATCTCACCATTTCCTGACCCGCGAGCAGAATGAATCAGTAGTAACCCAACAAACCCCAGGACTCAAAATGCACTGGCTGTCCTTCTGCCATGCCAGGAGAACACCCTAACCCACACTGGGTGTCCTTCTGCCGTGCCTGAGAATGCCTTACATCACACTGGGTGTCCTTCTGCCATGCCAGAACACCTTAAATCACACTGCCCCGTGGCTTTGGGCAGCCCTGAGTGGGAAAAAGGAGCCCAAGTCACCCGGTTTAATGGTAGTGCTGCCTCTGTGCTGAAGCTGTACCAGCAGTCTGCAAACAGACAGCCTGTGTTCTTACTACAGTTACTTCACTTCTAAAATAGCATACTGGTAGCAAAAGTACCATTTCAAAGTAAAGTTTGGTGTAGATAAGGACCCAGCCACCGTTCCCACTCCTACTTACCGTATGGAGAAGCCAGTGACTGTTACAGCTCTGCCAATGACTGAGCTCACGGCACAATGAAACTGTAAATAGTGGTTAAGCCTTGACAGTATTTAAACATTTAACTCACCGAGCCTGGTGTGAGTACACTTCCTCAGCATTAGGAAATCTATTGCTTAATTAATGTTTTATGGCAGTTTGCATATATAAAGCACTATATATGAATGCTGAGTATGATTCAGTTGTCAGTATCTGAACATGAATTACATTTCACACAGGGCTTGGGAGAAGAAATTCCATAACATTAGGCAAAATGGCTTATGCATTCCCAGTAATTTTACATAAAATCTATTCATAGTGCCCATTGACTGGAAACAATATATGGGATTCTTTTAGTTGAACTACTTAATTCAGCAGATAACCACTGCTGCTCCATAGTTCACGGATGAGAATGTGAGGGAGCAGCTGAGGCATCCAGCTGAATTGGATTAATGACAAAGGAACTTTTCagaggacagaggggacactgtcCACTGTGCCCACAGCACGGCCAGGGAGTGAAGTGACCACTGGGGGCTGAGCAGTAAAACTGAGACCTGATCCTGGCCCGGGGACTGATCCTGGCCTAGAGCTGGTCCTGTCCTAGAGCTGATCCTGCCCTGGGAGCTGATCCTGGCCCAGAGCTGATCCTGCCCAGAGCTGATCCTGCTCTGAACCAGCCCAGAGGCACAAGGAGTTGTAGGACACAGCCAGGCCTGAGTGGTCCTGCCAGATCCAAACTGTCACAGTAATTTTTTCTATATGTACATAAAAATATAAATCATGGTAttgtatatttatatacacaAATTTTgagtatatatttaaatatataaatatagatctAAAGAGTATATATTTAAATACCTGTGGTTTTATATGTAATACATGCTATACATACATTTGTCTTTAATGGAATAATTAAAAACAGATCTAAAGTCCTGCATTCTCTGCAGCTTTTGCTATTCTGCCCTGGGAATTACAGGCATCACTCCCCTCCACCTTGCTTCCCAGGGATTCTGTAGCCTGAGCCCACCACCCACAGTTCAGcccacagccaggctggctgCCTCCTCCCACAaatcctctttttctttctttcttaggtTTTCTGTTCCTGCTAAAATCGTTATTCCAGTTTCCAGCTCTTCCTAAATGACTTGCAGAAGGCAGTGACAGGTTGCAATTTGAAATCCACTTAGCTGGGTTTTTCTGTGAATAATCCTGTTTGACAGGCtttcctgccctccctccctgtcattaggcagggctgcagctcgggctgtgccaggagcagggaatgctttggttggggacagagggggattTTCAGTGCTGCAGccgaaacagaaacaacagaGCTGCTGTCTGGAACCCAGCTGAAAAGCAGCTTGATGGGTTAGATACCATGAGTATCTATTAATTAATGCTTGAGCTGACATTTCAGTATTGTGCCAGAGTAACTTGCTCTGTGAAAAGTTGTAATTTTATTCATATAGTTTTTAACAATGATCTATTAGATATGATGAATCTCCTTTTTGTTAATGCTTATGTTAATGCattccagggg from Melospiza melodia melodia isolate bMelMel2 chromosome 12, bMelMel2.pri, whole genome shotgun sequence includes:
- the RAP2B gene encoding ras-related protein Rap-2b, producing MREYKVVVLGSGGVGKSALTVQFVTGSFIEKYDPTIEDFYRKEIEVDSSPSVLEILDTAGTEQFASMRDLYIKNGQGFILVYSLVNQQSFQDIKPMRDQIIRVKRYERVPMILVGNKVDLEGEREVSFGEGKALAEEWSCPFMETSAKNKASVDELFAEIVRQMNYAAQPNGDEPCCASCAIL